A stretch of the Haloplanus aerogenes genome encodes the following:
- a CDS encoding amino acid-binding protein: MFDEIMEKFEGSPSQQAVIRLLLERGFSVNDKGRVVSGGIEIPNTGIAREIDVDRRVVDSTTDAILDDPELRRIFQNITAIPSLMDLAPVLDLTVLTIWVDDETESGIVADVTAAIAERDISIRQVISEDPEFVDDPKLYVITDTALPGDLLVEIRELPYVRRVEF, encoded by the coding sequence ATGTTCGACGAGATCATGGAGAAGTTCGAGGGGAGTCCCAGTCAGCAGGCGGTGATCCGACTCCTGCTCGAACGGGGGTTCTCCGTCAACGACAAGGGGCGGGTCGTCTCCGGCGGGATCGAGATCCCCAACACGGGGATCGCCCGCGAAATCGACGTCGACCGCCGGGTGGTCGACTCCACGACCGACGCCATCCTCGACGACCCCGAACTCCGCCGCATCTTCCAGAACATCACGGCCATCCCCAGCCTGATGGATCTGGCGCCGGTCCTCGATCTGACCGTCCTCACCATCTGGGTCGACGACGAGACCGAATCGGGCATCGTCGCCGACGTGACGGCTGCCATCGCCGAGCGCGACATCTCCATCCGGCAGGTCATCAGCGAGGACCCCGAGTTCGTCGACGACCCCAAACTCTACGTCATCACCGACACGGCCCTCCCCGGCGACTTGCTGGTCGAGATTCGCGAACTGCCCTACGTCCGTCGGGTCGAATTCTGA
- a CDS encoding methyl-accepting chemotaxis protein, whose protein sequence is MVLETIIPFVDAVATLGFLVAAGIGIRNYQDTDLERTFWASFVLVAVTGTLWMGLVTVEWFGISGQLMDTLNTSLQAIVLGVFSIGSIGTMAVVADLKESQAEMNRRRAEAEQARTEAEQSQRDAETAREEAETSRADAEAAREEAEVLNMHLEEKATAFSTTMNRAADGDFTQRMDPESRNGSMTDIAEAFNAMMSQLETTVAQIRSFANDVAASSDEVTTGAEESQNASEQVSESIQKISADGEAQSDNLQQVATEMQSLSGTVEEVASSADGIAETSRVTAELGRDSQEAAAAAMDEMATIETKSEETIDEMETLASEVDEIGEIVDVITDIADQTNMLALNASIEAARAGEAGEGFGVVADEIKQLAGEVAAATEDVEGLIGEVQSSTDTTVSDIREMGSRVTSGTETIEDALDSLDEIADNVEESDRSIQEISTATDDQAASTEEIASMVDEVADAAEQVSTESENVSAAAEEQTSSLTQVAQNTRTLAEQATELRSKLSQFEIDAGVGPGVDAQGQARTAADGGTETRRR, encoded by the coding sequence ATGGTACTCGAGACGATCATCCCCTTTGTCGACGCGGTGGCGACGCTCGGCTTCCTCGTCGCCGCCGGGATCGGGATCCGAAATTATCAGGATACGGATCTGGAGCGGACGTTCTGGGCGAGTTTCGTGCTGGTCGCCGTGACGGGCACCCTCTGGATGGGACTCGTCACCGTCGAGTGGTTCGGCATCAGCGGGCAACTCATGGACACGCTCAACACGTCGCTGCAGGCGATCGTGCTCGGCGTGTTCTCGATCGGCTCCATCGGGACGATGGCCGTCGTCGCGGACCTCAAGGAGTCGCAAGCGGAGATGAATCGGCGACGGGCGGAAGCGGAGCAGGCCCGGACGGAAGCGGAACAGTCGCAACGTGACGCCGAGACGGCGCGCGAGGAGGCCGAAACCTCGCGCGCAGATGCGGAAGCGGCACGCGAGGAAGCCGAAGTCCTCAACATGCACCTCGAGGAGAAGGCGACGGCGTTCAGCACGACGATGAACCGGGCCGCAGACGGCGACTTCACGCAGCGGATGGATCCCGAGAGCCGGAACGGCTCGATGACCGACATCGCGGAGGCGTTCAACGCGATGATGAGTCAACTCGAAACGACGGTGGCGCAGATCCGATCGTTTGCCAACGACGTTGCGGCGTCGAGCGACGAGGTGACGACCGGAGCCGAGGAGAGCCAGAACGCGAGCGAGCAGGTGAGCGAGTCCATTCAGAAAATCTCCGCGGACGGCGAGGCGCAGTCGGACAACCTGCAACAGGTTGCCACCGAGATGCAGAGCCTCTCCGGGACGGTCGAGGAAGTGGCGTCGTCGGCCGACGGCATCGCCGAAACGTCGCGGGTGACGGCGGAACTCGGTCGGGACTCCCAGGAGGCCGCGGCCGCTGCCATGGACGAGATGGCGACGATCGAGACCAAATCCGAGGAGACGATCGACGAGATGGAGACGCTCGCGTCCGAAGTCGACGAAATCGGCGAGATCGTCGACGTGATCACCGACATCGCCGACCAGACCAACATGCTGGCGTTGAACGCCTCGATCGAGGCGGCACGGGCCGGCGAGGCTGGCGAAGGGTTCGGCGTCGTCGCCGACGAGATCAAGCAACTGGCCGGTGAGGTCGCCGCGGCGACCGAAGACGTGGAGGGGCTCATCGGCGAGGTCCAGTCCTCGACGGATACCACCGTTTCGGACATCCGGGAGATGGGGTCCCGTGTCACCTCGGGCACGGAGACCATCGAGGACGCCCTCGACTCGCTCGACGAAATCGCGGACAACGTCGAGGAGTCCGACCGGAGCATTCAGGAGATCAGTACGGCCACCGACGATCAGGCCGCCTCGACGGAGGAGATCGCCAGCATGGTCGACGAGGTGGCGGACGCGGCCGAACAGGTCAGCACCGAATCCGAAAACGTCTCCGCGGCCGCCGAGGAACAGACCTCCTCGCTCACGCAGGTCGCCCAGAACACGCGAACCCTCGCGGAGCAGGCCACGGAACTCCGAAGCAAACTGTCGCAGTTCGAGATCGACGCCGGTGTCGGACCGGGCGTCGACGCGCAGGGACAGGCCCGAACCGCGGCCGACGGCGGGACCGAGACACGGCGCCGGTGA
- a CDS encoding C-terminal binding protein yields MSDATVVFTDHTFDDLDLEREILAEIGADLIDAEASDEPLEALLADADGVIVMYEEVDGDLLDAMPNCRVVSRTGIGFDNVDLDAATERGVYVTNVPDYCIPEVSSHTIAHLLALERKIVEYNDRIKSGEWDVNAGRTMHRLDGQTLGLIAFGDIARAVAEKASAFGMDVLAHDPYVDEVTGDVRLVDDLSTLLAESDAVSIHSPLTPQTQGMIGADELAQMKESAFLVNTARGGIVDEDALAEAIREGGIAGAGLDVLAEEPPADDSPLLDLENVILTPHAAYNSAESVVELRTKAARNVAQTLAGDVPDYVVNDDVLD; encoded by the coding sequence ATGAGCGACGCAACTGTCGTCTTCACCGACCACACCTTCGACGACCTCGACCTCGAACGCGAAATTCTCGCCGAGATCGGCGCCGACCTGATCGACGCCGAAGCCAGCGACGAGCCATTGGAGGCCCTTCTCGCGGACGCCGACGGCGTCATCGTGATGTACGAGGAGGTCGACGGCGACCTGCTCGACGCCATGCCGAACTGCCGGGTCGTCTCCCGGACGGGCATCGGCTTCGACAACGTCGACCTCGACGCGGCCACGGAGCGCGGCGTCTACGTCACGAACGTCCCCGACTACTGCATCCCCGAAGTGTCCAGCCACACCATCGCCCACCTGCTCGCGCTGGAGCGCAAGATCGTCGAGTACAACGACCGGATCAAATCGGGCGAGTGGGACGTGAACGCCGGGCGGACGATGCACCGCCTCGACGGCCAGACGCTCGGCCTGATCGCCTTCGGCGACATCGCCCGGGCGGTGGCGGAGAAGGCGTCCGCGTTCGGGATGGACGTCCTCGCTCACGACCCGTACGTCGACGAGGTGACGGGGGACGTACGGCTCGTCGACGACCTCTCGACCCTCCTCGCCGAGTCGGACGCCGTCTCGATTCACAGCCCGCTCACTCCCCAGACGCAGGGGATGATCGGCGCGGACGAACTGGCACAGATGAAAGAGTCCGCCTTCCTCGTCAACACCGCCCGCGGCGGCATCGTCGACGAGGACGCGCTGGCCGAGGCGATTCGGGAGGGCGGTATCGCCGGCGCCGGCCTCGACGTCCTCGCGGAGGAACCGCCGGCTGACGACTCGCCGCTCCTCGATCTCGAGAACGTGATCTTGACCCCCCACGCCGCCTACAACTCCGCGGAGAGCGTCGTCGAACTCCGGACGAAGGCGGCGCGAAACGTCGCGCAGACCCTCGCGGGCGACGTGCCCGACTACGTCGTGAACGACGACGTGCTGGACTAG
- the hisB gene encoding imidazoleglycerol-phosphate dehydratase HisB produces the protein MDRTAAVSRETAETTIDLTLDVDGDGDARIDTGIGFFDHMLESFAKHGLFDLTVECDGDLEIDDHHTVEDVALVLGAAFDEALGDKRGIRRFADRRVPLDEAVAGVVLDVSGRPLFRFEGEFSEERIGEFTSVMARHFARSLAMQAGLTLHVDVTGENAHHEVEALFKALARTLDDATRIDDRRSDTPSTKGEL, from the coding sequence ATGGACCGCACCGCCGCCGTCTCCCGTGAAACCGCGGAGACGACCATCGATCTGACGCTCGACGTGGACGGCGATGGCGACGCCCGCATCGACACCGGCATCGGCTTCTTCGACCACATGCTCGAATCCTTCGCCAAACACGGCCTGTTCGACCTGACGGTGGAGTGTGACGGCGATCTGGAGATCGACGACCACCACACCGTCGAGGACGTGGCGCTCGTCCTCGGCGCGGCGTTCGACGAAGCCCTCGGTGACAAGCGCGGCATCCGCCGATTCGCGGACCGGCGCGTCCCCCTCGACGAGGCCGTCGCGGGCGTCGTCCTCGACGTGAGCGGCCGCCCTCTCTTTCGCTTCGAGGGCGAGTTCTCCGAGGAACGGATCGGGGAGTTCACGAGCGTCATGGCGCGACACTTCGCACGGTCGCTGGCGATGCAGGCGGGGCTCACCCTGCACGTCGACGTGACGGGGGAGAACGCCCACCACGAGGTCGAGGCGCTGTTCAAGGCGCTCGCGCGCACGCTCGACGACGCCACCCGAATCGACGACCGGCGGTCGGACACGCCGAGCACGAAAGGCGAACTGTAG
- the hisA gene encoding 1-(5-phosphoribosyl)-5-[(5-phosphoribosylamino)methylideneamino]imidazole-4-carboxamide isomerase gives MSQFPEFEVIPAVDMQDGEVVQLVQGERGTEKRYGDPVEAARRWVDAGARTLHLVDLDGAFEGERANAPAVEAIVDAVDVPVQLGGGIRTVDDALSLLDRGVDRVILGTAAVEQPDIVAEISEQRPGSVVVSLDAKGDEVVVSGWTEGTGLDPVEAAGRYADLGAGAILFTDVDVEGRLEGVRTDRIERLADAVDIPIIASGGVATLDDVRACREAGAAAVVVGTALYEGAFTLPEAMDA, from the coding sequence ATGTCGCAGTTCCCGGAGTTCGAGGTGATCCCCGCCGTCGATATGCAGGACGGCGAGGTGGTGCAACTGGTGCAGGGGGAGCGCGGAACCGAGAAGCGATACGGTGATCCCGTCGAGGCGGCGCGACGGTGGGTCGACGCGGGCGCCCGAACCCTCCATCTGGTCGACCTCGACGGCGCCTTCGAGGGCGAACGCGCCAACGCCCCGGCGGTCGAGGCCATCGTCGACGCAGTGGACGTGCCGGTCCAGCTCGGCGGCGGCATCCGTACCGTCGACGACGCGCTCTCGCTTCTCGACCGGGGCGTCGACCGCGTCATCCTCGGCACCGCCGCGGTAGAACAGCCCGATATCGTGGCCGAGATCAGCGAGCAGCGGCCGGGGAGCGTCGTCGTGAGCCTCGACGCCAAGGGTGACGAGGTGGTCGTCTCGGGGTGGACCGAAGGAACGGGTCTCGACCCCGTGGAGGCCGCGGGGCGGTACGCGGACCTCGGTGCCGGCGCGATCCTCTTTACCGACGTGGACGTGGAGGGGCGGTTGGAAGGGGTGCGGACCGACCGGATCGAACGTCTCGCGGACGCGGTGGATATTCCGATCATCGCCAGCGGCGGCGTCGCCACGCTGGACGACGTGCGGGCGTGCCGCGAGGCGGGTGCCGCGGCCGTCGTCGTCGGCACCGCGCTGTACGAGGGGGCGTTCACCCTTCCCGAGGCGATGGACGCCTGA
- the glmM gene encoding phosphoglucosamine mutase, which yields MELFGSSGTRGVVGEEFTPERVRQVAAATAAVWDADRVAVARDTRLSGGPFTDIAAGTLAAAGADVDRLGVLPTPGVAYYCEREGVPAVHVTASHNPPEYNGIKLLGDDGTELGVDAYERVEAQVFAEGNALAPWDEVGTARRIDGVEADYRADLLTGIDRETVAAADLTVAVDPGHGAGSTISPAFFRELGCAVRTVNADPDGRFPGRDPEPVPENLTALQRLVRSTDADVGIAHDGDADRAIFVDERGEVIDGDTSLAALAAAAVAGDDVVVAAVNVSQRLVDAVADAGSKLDLTPIGSTHIVTRVRERLAAGDRVPIAGEGNGGVFFPEYRLTRDGAYVAGKFLELLADTGATASEIAAPYADYHFIRENVDYADAAERDRLLGAAEGYAREADADLDTTDGYRLDYGDAWLLVRPSGTEPKIRIYAEARDESRAATLADDLLAHLESAR from the coding sequence ATGGAACTGTTCGGTTCGAGCGGTACGCGCGGGGTCGTCGGCGAGGAGTTCACGCCGGAACGCGTCCGGCAGGTCGCGGCGGCCACGGCGGCCGTCTGGGACGCCGACCGGGTCGCCGTCGCCCGCGACACCCGCCTCTCGGGCGGCCCCTTCACCGACATCGCGGCGGGCACCCTCGCGGCCGCCGGGGCCGACGTGGATCGACTGGGTGTCCTCCCCACGCCCGGCGTCGCCTACTACTGCGAACGGGAGGGCGTCCCCGCCGTCCACGTCACCGCCTCCCACAATCCGCCCGAGTACAACGGGATCAAACTCCTCGGCGACGACGGGACGGAACTCGGCGTCGACGCGTACGAACGGGTGGAAGCGCAGGTGTTCGCCGAGGGCAACGCCCTCGCACCGTGGGACGAGGTGGGCACGGCCCGACGGATCGACGGCGTCGAGGCGGACTACCGCGCGGACTTGCTGACCGGGATCGACCGCGAGACCGTCGCCGCGGCGGATCTCACCGTCGCGGTCGACCCCGGCCACGGTGCCGGCTCCACGATTTCGCCAGCCTTCTTCCGCGAACTCGGGTGTGCGGTCCGAACCGTCAACGCCGATCCGGACGGTCGATTCCCCGGCCGCGACCCCGAACCGGTGCCGGAGAACCTGACCGCCCTCCAGCGCCTCGTCCGCTCGACCGACGCGGACGTGGGGATCGCTCACGACGGCGACGCCGACCGCGCCATCTTCGTCGACGAACGCGGCGAGGTGATCGACGGCGACACCTCGCTCGCGGCGCTGGCGGCCGCGGCAGTGGCGGGAGACGACGTCGTCGTCGCCGCGGTCAACGTCTCCCAGCGACTGGTCGACGCCGTCGCCGACGCGGGCTCCAAACTCGACCTCACCCCCATCGGGTCGACACACATCGTCACGCGGGTTCGGGAACGCCTCGCGGCCGGTGATCGCGTCCCCATCGCCGGCGAAGGGAATGGTGGGGTGTTCTTCCCCGAGTACCGCCTGACCCGTGACGGCGCGTACGTCGCCGGGAAGTTCCTCGAACTGCTCGCCGACACGGGGGCCACCGCGAGCGAGATCGCGGCCCCGTACGCCGACTACCACTTCATCCGCGAGAACGTCGACTACGCCGACGCCGCGGAACGCGACCGCCTCCTCGGCGCTGCCGAGGGGTACGCCCGCGAGGCCGACGCCGACCTCGACACCACCGACGGCTACCGCCTCGACTACGGCGACGCGTGGCTGCTCGTCCGACCGAGCGGTACCGAACCCAAGATCCGTATCTACGCCGAAGCGCGGGACGAGAGCCGGGCGGCCACCCTCGCGGACGACCTGCTCGCTCACCTCGAATCGGCGCGCTAG
- a CDS encoding DUF7118 family protein has product MSDEGDDYLDRLRSAREELADARDAVDEVGEARLAAVRDAYREATDLLDRYEGRATGTGDFAAFVEFQEAFVELVEGLDDDLPARDAFEEANDHLDQRRLGEDDFEEARETLRPVADRAALLADRERAEDRYETARRDARKRLRDLDERIDHLERLQRLGEADLDAPVERLRDPIESYDDAVTDAWTEFRREASAREVFRVVEASQAYPLAAFQPLPPDLREYVTTSPAGEESIPTLLEYADYSSSKLSHYVDDPGALRTRVATHRTYLERLDAEPLTVSWPPPSAERLRYRASELVSVVARFAPEAVVAQARRLRRLPDEVDYERLRETALARDELDEAERERLERGAVEAELTAARDERERIEAALSETADA; this is encoded by the coding sequence ATGAGCGACGAGGGCGACGACTACCTCGACCGACTCCGGTCGGCCCGCGAGGAACTGGCCGACGCCCGCGACGCCGTCGACGAGGTTGGCGAGGCGCGGCTGGCGGCCGTGCGAGACGCCTACCGCGAGGCGACCGACCTCCTCGACCGCTACGAGGGGCGGGCGACCGGGACGGGCGATTTCGCCGCCTTCGTCGAGTTTCAGGAGGCCTTCGTCGAACTCGTCGAGGGACTGGACGACGATCTGCCCGCCCGCGACGCGTTCGAGGAGGCCAACGACCACCTCGACCAGCGCCGCCTCGGCGAGGACGACTTCGAGGAGGCACGCGAGACGCTCCGGCCGGTGGCCGACCGCGCGGCCCTCCTCGCGGACCGCGAGAGGGCGGAAGACCGGTACGAGACGGCTCGCCGCGACGCTCGGAAGCGTCTGCGTGACCTCGACGAGCGGATCGACCACCTCGAACGCCTGCAGCGACTGGGCGAGGCCGATCTCGACGCCCCGGTCGAACGCCTGCGTGACCCCATCGAGTCGTACGACGACGCCGTCACCGACGCGTGGACCGAGTTCCGCCGCGAGGCGAGCGCCCGCGAGGTGTTCCGCGTCGTCGAGGCGAGTCAGGCGTACCCGCTCGCGGCCTTCCAGCCACTCCCCCCGGATCTCCGCGAGTACGTGACCACGTCTCCCGCCGGCGAAGAGTCCATCCCCACCCTGCTAGAGTACGCGGACTACTCGTCCTCGAAGCTCTCACACTACGTCGACGACCCCGGGGCGCTCCGGACGCGCGTGGCGACCCACCGGACCTACCTCGAACGCCTCGACGCCGAGCCGTTGACGGTGTCGTGGCCGCCGCCGTCGGCCGAGCGTCTCCGGTATCGGGCGTCGGAACTCGTCTCGGTCGTCGCTCGCTTCGCGCCCGAGGCGGTAGTCGCGCAGGCGCGCCGGCTCCGGCGACTGCCCGACGAGGTTGACTACGAGCGCCTGCGAGAGACGGCCCTCGCCCGCGACGAACTCGACGAGGCGGAACGCGAACGGCTCGAACGAGGGGCCGTCGAGGCGGAACTGACCGCCGCGCGCGACGAACGCGAGCGGATCGAAGCGGCGCTCTCGGAGACTGCGGACGCCTAG
- the hisI gene encoding phosphoribosyl-AMP cyclohydrolase produces the protein MTVDVDFGSDGLVPAVAQDADSGEVLMLAYVSPEALERTRETGHAHYYSRSRDELWEKGATSGHVQHVEEVRVDCDGDALLYLVDQEGGACHTGYRSCFYRTVEGEAVGDRVFDPDEVYDDG, from the coding sequence ATGACCGTCGACGTGGACTTCGGCTCTGACGGCCTCGTCCCCGCTGTCGCACAGGACGCCGACTCCGGCGAGGTGTTGATGCTGGCGTACGTCTCGCCCGAGGCGCTGGAACGCACCCGCGAGACGGGCCACGCCCACTACTACTCCCGGAGCCGCGACGAACTCTGGGAGAAAGGCGCCACGAGTGGCCATGTCCAGCACGTCGAGGAGGTACGGGTGGACTGTGACGGCGATGCCCTCCTCTATCTCGTCGACCAGGAGGGCGGCGCCTGCCACACCGGCTACCGCTCCTGTTTCTACCGGACCGTCGAGGGCGAGGCCGTCGGTGACCGCGTCTTCGACCCCGACGAGGTGTACGACGACGGATGA
- a CDS encoding A24 family peptidase: MLGATTDMLPDLLRLLAVPALGWAAWRDVRTRRLPNRLWTPLVAIGLLTLAVDAVGHLPMTTVDDRLFFVRVGVSVLILIPLAYALWWVGGFGGADAKALMTLAILFPTYPVFYLPGDAYPLVASNLGVFSLTILTNAVLVGLAYPLYLGVRNALRGDISPIMFVGRRTAVAALPTEHGRLFETTEGFTRHGLDVDALRMYLRWRGTSLAALRGDPETYRDPESVGETHDPTDGAVGAAAVDAGGDADDPDTVPDFDGDYDDPWAAERFLDDIEGNAYGTTPEGLREGLRVVTTRETVWLSPGVPFIVPVFLGLVIALIYGDLLFGLLRAVGAV; this comes from the coding sequence ATGCTCGGGGCGACGACGGACATGTTGCCGGACCTGTTGCGACTCCTCGCAGTACCGGCGCTCGGCTGGGCGGCCTGGCGCGACGTACGCACCCGACGACTCCCGAACCGACTGTGGACGCCGCTCGTCGCCATCGGCCTCCTCACCCTCGCCGTCGACGCCGTCGGCCACCTCCCGATGACGACCGTCGACGATCGCCTCTTTTTCGTCCGGGTCGGCGTCAGCGTCCTGATCCTGATCCCGCTCGCGTACGCCCTCTGGTGGGTCGGCGGCTTCGGCGGCGCCGACGCCAAGGCGTTGATGACCCTCGCCATCCTCTTTCCGACCTACCCCGTCTTCTACCTGCCCGGCGACGCCTATCCGCTCGTGGCGAGCAACCTCGGCGTCTTCTCCCTGACGATCCTGACGAACGCCGTTCTCGTCGGCCTCGCCTACCCCCTCTATCTCGGCGTCCGGAACGCCCTCCGCGGCGATATCTCGCCCATCATGTTCGTCGGCCGGCGCACGGCCGTCGCGGCGCTCCCGACCGAACACGGCCGCCTGTTCGAGACGACCGAGGGCTTCACCCGACACGGCCTCGACGTCGACGCCCTGCGGATGTACCTGCGCTGGCGGGGAACCAGCCTCGCGGCACTCCGGGGCGACCCCGAGACGTACCGCGACCCCGAGAGCGTCGGGGAGACACACGACCCGACGGACGGAGCGGTCGGCGCGGCCGCCGTCGACGCTGGCGGCGACGCCGACGACCCCGACACAGTCCCCGACTTCGACGGCGACTACGACGACCCGTGGGCGGCCGAGCGCTTCCTCGACGACATCGAGGGGAACGCCTACGGCACGACACCCGAGGGGCTCCGCGAGGGCCTGCGCGTCGTGACGACCCGGGAGACGGTGTGGCTCTCGCCCGGCGTGCCCTTCATCGTCCCCGTCTTCCTCGGGCTGGTGATCGCACTGATCTACGGCGACCTCCTGTTCGGCCTGCTTCGCGCCGTCGGCGCCGTGTGA
- the fer gene encoding ferredoxin Fer: protein MPTVEYLNYEVLDDHGWDMDDDDLFEKAADADLGDEDYGSLEVNEGEYVLEAAEAQGYDWPFSCRAGACANCAAIVMEGDLDMDMQQILSDEEVEEKNVRLTCIGSPTADEVKLVYNAKHLDYLQNRVI from the coding sequence ATGCCCACGGTAGAATACCTCAATTACGAAGTACTGGACGATCACGGCTGGGATATGGACGACGACGACCTCTTCGAGAAGGCCGCTGACGCCGACCTCGGCGACGAGGACTACGGTTCGCTCGAAGTCAACGAGGGCGAGTACGTCCTCGAAGCGGCCGAGGCACAGGGCTACGACTGGCCCTTCTCGTGCCGTGCCGGTGCCTGTGCGAACTGCGCGGCCATCGTCATGGAGGGCGATCTGGACATGGACATGCAGCAGATCCTCTCCGACGAGGAAGTCGAGGAGAAGAACGTCCGGCTGACCTGTATCGGCAGCCCGACGGCTGACGAAGTGAAGCTCGTCTACAACGCGAAGCACCTCGACTACCTCCAGAACCGCGTCATCTAA
- the lpdA gene encoding dihydrolipoyl dehydrogenase encodes MVVGDVTTGTEVLVIGAGPGGYVAAIRAAQRGLDVTLVERDAYGGVCLNRGCIPSKAYITATGVAHDAATAEEMGVYADPAIDLTTMREWKEGVVDRLTSGVEKLCKANGVSLMEGTAKFVDSETVRVEHGGEGQGAETVAFEHCIVATGSRPLSIPGFDFADDPVLDSAQLLDLDAVPDRLVVVGAGYIGMELSTVFATLGSDVTVVEMLDDVLPGYEDDVSRVVRKRAEELGVDFNFGEGATGWRDAADGAIVVTTETEDGEESTYGADRVLVAVGREPVTDTLDAEEVGLEPSDDGFFETDSQCATDVDGIYAVGDVAGEPMLAHTASAEGIVAAEAIAGEPSAFDTHAIPAAVFTDPEIATVGLTEAEAEAEGFDPVVGEMPFNASGRALTTGETDGFVRVVASEDGFLLGAQIVGPEASELIAEPTLAIEMGATLEDVAATIHTHPTLAEAVMEAAENALGQAIHTLNR; translated from the coding sequence GCGGGGCCGGGCGGTTACGTCGCCGCCATCCGCGCCGCCCAGCGCGGTCTCGATGTAACGCTGGTCGAACGCGACGCCTACGGCGGCGTCTGTCTCAACCGGGGTTGTATCCCTTCGAAGGCGTACATCACGGCGACGGGCGTCGCCCACGACGCCGCGACCGCCGAGGAGATGGGCGTCTACGCCGACCCCGCTATCGACCTCACGACTATGCGCGAGTGGAAGGAGGGAGTCGTCGACCGCCTCACGAGTGGCGTCGAGAAACTCTGTAAGGCCAACGGCGTCAGCCTCATGGAGGGCACGGCGAAGTTCGTCGATTCGGAGACGGTCCGAGTCGAACACGGTGGCGAAGGGCAGGGTGCCGAAACCGTCGCCTTCGAACACTGCATCGTCGCCACGGGGAGTCGCCCCCTCTCGATTCCCGGTTTCGACTTCGCGGACGACCCCGTCCTCGACTCGGCCCAGTTGCTCGACCTCGATGCCGTCCCCGACCGCCTCGTCGTCGTCGGCGCGGGCTACATCGGGATGGAGCTCTCGACGGTCTTCGCCACGCTCGGGAGTGACGTGACGGTCGTCGAGATGCTCGACGACGTGTTGCCGGGCTACGAGGACGACGTGTCGCGCGTGGTGCGCAAGCGCGCCGAGGAACTGGGCGTCGACTTCAACTTCGGCGAGGGGGCGACCGGGTGGCGCGACGCCGCCGACGGCGCCATCGTCGTCACCACGGAGACCGAGGACGGCGAGGAGTCGACCTACGGCGCTGACCGGGTGCTCGTCGCGGTGGGTCGGGAACCGGTCACGGACACCCTCGACGCCGAGGAGGTCGGACTGGAACCCTCCGACGACGGCTTCTTCGAGACGGACAGCCAGTGTGCGACCGACGTCGACGGCATCTACGCCGTGGGCGACGTGGCGGGCGAACCGATGCTCGCGCACACGGCGTCGGCGGAGGGCATCGTCGCCGCCGAGGCCATCGCGGGCGAACCGTCGGCGTTCGATACGCACGCGATTCCCGCGGCCGTGTTCACCGATCCCGAAATCGCGACGGTGGGGCTGACCGAGGCCGAAGCCGAGGCGGAGGGGTTCGATCCGGTCGTCGGCGAGATGCCGTTCAACGCCAGCGGGCGGGCGCTGACGACGGGCGAGACCGACGGCTTCGTCCGCGTGGTCGCCAGCGAGGACGGCTTCCTGCTGGGCGCACAGATCGTCGGCCCCGAGGCGTCGGAACTGATCGCGGAACCAACCCTCGCCATCGAGATGGGGGCGACCTTGGAGGACGTGGCGGCGACGATCCACACCCACCCGACGCTCGCGGAGGCGGTGATGGAGGCCGCGGAGAACGCGCTCGGGCAGGCGATTCACACGCTGAACCGATAG